Genomic DNA from Brassica oleracea var. oleracea cultivar TO1000 unplaced genomic scaffold, BOL UnpScaffold03794, whole genome shotgun sequence:
TTTTCACAAAACATAGGAGGCATATAACCGAATCTTCACCAGCTGCATCGCAGTTAGCTTTAATGCTTTCAGCAAACTTTCCCCACAGACAGCAAGTAATCCTATGGCCActgtcaaaatatatatgtgaaagtattaattatagtgatgatgtaaaaaacaaatcaatggtttaacttacACAAGGTCTGTCAAACTGAATTCGATTTTCTTTCTTGCTTTACCCGAGCACTGAACTGTCTCTAGAGCTCCCAAATCAGACACTTGTCCAATAACATCTGTAAGTTGCAAAAATTAAAGATCAAACTATAAAGTTCAGGTctaatataaagatataaacgaaaatttaatataacatacATACCAATTAAGATGTTTGGATCTTCCACTCCACTCTGAATAGTTTGGAAATCCACCAAACTCAGGAACATGTTGTCGTTTAGGATTGTTGATGGAGTGATATCAGTGCCATAAATGAAATTGATTTTGTATTGATGATTGGTAGGCCTGTAGGAAACACTCGGGTTATTGATGGAGAAATTTTCAATGTTTCTCCACATTCCAATAGAAAGCACATTTGAAAGTTTCCTCGTCAACTTATCAAGGTATGTCTTCTTACAGGATGCATGAATTTTTGTtccctaaaaaaaaaagcaaagccATTCGATTTTAGATAGCAGTTTAGTTTAGTGGcaagag
This window encodes:
- the LOC106321905 gene encoding uncharacterized protein LOC106321905, giving the protein MWRNIENFSINNPSVSYRPTNHQYKINFIYGTDITPSTILNDNMFLSLVDFQTIQSGVEDPNILIDVIGQVSDLGALETVQCSGKARKKIEFSLTDLVGHRITCCLWGKFAESIKANCDAAGEDSVICLLCFVKIGTYRNEIQISNSYDASQVFFNPPIMEAEAFLK